A portion of the Gadus macrocephalus chromosome 10, ASM3116895v1 genome contains these proteins:
- the purab gene encoding transcriptional activator protein Pur-alpha, producing MADRDSGSDHGGPAAGPGSLPPGAMGAVSRLQHDTEELASKRVDIQNKRFYLDVKQNAKGRFLKIAEVGAGGNKSRLTLSMSVAVEFRDYLGDFIEHYAQLGPSNPDIVQDEPRRALKSEFLVRENRKYYMDLKENQRGRFLRIRQTVNRGPGLGSAQGQTIALPAQGLIEFRDALAKLIDDYGVDEEPAELPEGTSLTVDNKRFFFDVGSNKYGVFMRVSEVKPTYRNSITVPCKVWSKFGNTFCKYADEMRKIQERSREKRASELLPEGPHGGDEGDDD from the coding sequence ATGGCGGACAGAGACAGTGGCAGTGACCACGGAGGGCCCGCGGCAGGCCCCGGCTCGCTGCCTCCGGGCGCGATGGGCGCCGTGTCGCGTCTGCAGCACGACACCGAAGAGCTCGCCTCGAAGCGCGTCGACATCCAGAACAAGCGCTTCTACCTGGACGTGAAGCAGAATGCTAAAGGCCGCTTCCTAAAGATAGCCGAGGTCGGGGCTGGGGGAAATAAGAGCCGCctcactctctccatgtctGTGGCCGTGGAGTTCCGCGATTATCTCGGCGACTTTATCGAACATTACGCCCAGCTAGGCCCGAGCAACCCGGACATTGTGCAGGATGAGCCTCGACGCGCGCTCAAGAGCGAATTTCTGGTACGGGAGAATCGGAAATATTACATGGATCTGaaagagaaccagagggggcggTTCCTCAGGATCCGACAGACCGTTAATCGGGGGCCCGGATTGGGAAGCGCACAAGGCCAGACCATCGCTCTACCGGCCCAGGGGCTGATCGAGTTCCGCGACGCTTTGGCCAAACTCATCGACGACTACGGGGTAGACGAAGAGCCGGCGGAGCTGCCCGAGGGCACCTCGTTGACGGTCGACAACAAGCGCTTCTTCTTCGACGTGGGCTCCAATAAATACGGCGTCTTCATGCGGGTCAGCGAGGTGAAGCCCACCTACCGGAACTCCATCACGGTGCCGTGCAAAGTGTGGTCCAAATTCGGCAACACCTTCTGTAAGTACGCGGACGAGATGAGGAAGATccaggagaggagtagagagaagCGCGCCTCCGAGCTGCTCCCCGAGGGGCCGCACGGGGGCGACGAGGGAGACGACGACTGA